Proteins from a genomic interval of Papaver somniferum cultivar HN1 chromosome 4, ASM357369v1, whole genome shotgun sequence:
- the LOC113272367 gene encoding vestitone reductase-like, which yields MKRGTVCVTGGAGYIGSWLIMRLLERGYTVRATVRLDPERKRDVSHLTNLPGASERLQIFDADLEKRHSFDEAIKGCVGVFHVAYPADFVDGNEADDATVKTVIARNLDILKASLRSKTVKRVVYTSTAAAVFVNKSGLKEMDENSWSDVEFCRDMRIHGSSYIIPKTLIEQATLKFGEDNGLDIVSIIPPLVVGPFTCPHLPGSISVSLAMILGTKYGLGRGFEETLMVHIDDVVSGHIFLFECPNAKGRYICSSAETSVYELAKLISTRYPDIQMPSEFLDETRNEKSFHLSPKKLLNLGFEFKYNLKHMVDGAIQSCKQKGFL from the exons ATGAAGAGAGGTACGGTATGTGTAACTGGTGGAGCAGGATACATCGGTTCATGGTTGATCATGCGACTCCTCGAACGCGGCTACACCGTCCGAGccaccgtcagattggatcctg AAAGGAAGAGGGACGTAAGCCATCTTACAAACCTTCCAGGAGCATCAGAGAGGCTGCAAATCTTCGACGCCGATCTTGAAAAACGTCATAGTTTCGACGAAGCAATAAAGGGTTGCGTCGGTGTTTTTCACGTAGCGTACCCGGCCGATTTTGTAGATGGAAATGAAGCAGATGATGCAACGGTAAAAACAGTTATAGCAAGAAATCTAGACATACTAAAAGCATCTTTGAGATCAAAGACAGTGAAGAGAGTTGTGTATACTTCTACTGCAGCAGCAGTTTTCGTAAACAAATCAGGTCTCAAGGAAATGGATGAGAATTCATGGAGTGATGTTGAATTCTGTAGAGACATGAGAATTCATGGGAGTTCATATATTATACCCAAAACTTTGATTGAGCAAGCAACCCTTAAATTTGGAGAAGATAATGGTCTAGATATTGTTTCAATCATTCCACCATTAGTTGTTGGTCCATTTACCTGTCCTCATCTTCCTGGCTCCATTTCAGTATCTTTGGCGATGATCTTAG GTACAAAATATGGACTCGGACGTGGTTTTGAAGAAACGCTAATGGTGCACATTGACGATGTAGTTTCAGGACATATATTTCTATTCGAATGCCCAAATGCAAAAGGTCGATACATTTGCTCGTCGGCCGAGACATCTGTATATGAACTAGCCAAATTGATTTCAACTCGTTATCCGGATATTCAAATGCCATCAGA GTTCTTAGATGAGACAAGAAATGAAAAGAGTTTTCATCTTTCACCTAAGAAGCTTTTAAATTTGGGGTTCGAATTCAAATATAATCTCAAGCATATGGTTGATGGAGCAATCCAAAGCTGTAAGCAAAAGGGTTTCTTGTAG